In Marisediminicola antarctica, one DNA window encodes the following:
- the tsaE gene encoding tRNA (adenosine(37)-N6)-threonylcarbamoyltransferase complex ATPase subunit type 1 TsaE codes for MIRLEIQTPEQMAELGRRIARQLRAGDIVALNGELGAGKTTLTRGLGDELGVRGAVTSPTFVLARTHPRADGGAPLVHVDAYRLGSAAELDDLDIDFEGSIVVVEWAAGMLDGISDSLLEVSIARPTGAGGASVHAEDLGGPEPRQVTIRPLGPRWDRHPFA; via the coding sequence ATGATCCGGCTCGAGATCCAGACGCCGGAGCAGATGGCCGAGCTCGGTCGCCGCATCGCCCGGCAGCTGCGCGCGGGAGACATCGTCGCCCTGAACGGCGAGCTCGGGGCGGGGAAGACCACCCTGACCCGCGGGCTGGGCGACGAGCTCGGGGTGCGCGGCGCGGTGACGAGCCCGACGTTCGTGCTCGCCCGCACGCATCCGCGCGCCGACGGCGGCGCACCGCTCGTGCACGTCGACGCCTACCGGCTCGGCAGTGCGGCGGAGCTCGACGACCTCGACATCGACTTCGAGGGCTCGATCGTCGTCGTCGAATGGGCGGCGGGGATGCTCGACGGGATCAGCGACTCGCTTCTCGAGGTGTCGATCGCGCGGCCGACGGGGGCGGGCGGCGCATCCGTGCACGCGGAGGACCTCGGCGGGCCCGAGCCGCGGCAGGTCACCATCCGGCCGCTCGGGCCGCGCTGGGATCGGCATCCGTTCGCTTAA
- the tsaB gene encoding tRNA (adenosine(37)-N6)-threonylcarbamoyltransferase complex dimerization subunit type 1 TsaB — MLLAIDTSAGTSVAVVDRERGVLCERSSADTRGHAEIIGTFIAECVAESGVPITALSGIVAGMGPGPFTGLRVGIAAAQAFALGADAPLVRVVSPDAIAFAHYSAGATGPLLVVTDARRREVYWSAYRGVDDAGIPDRAEPAGLARPDDLAVAVAGYDSYERLDAADVSAAALGLLAEAMFSAGRSFAGAAPLYLRAPDAVASAGPKRVS; from the coding sequence ATGCTCCTTGCGATCGACACCTCAGCCGGCACCTCCGTCGCGGTCGTCGACCGCGAGCGCGGCGTGCTCTGCGAACGCTCCTCAGCCGACACGAGAGGGCACGCCGAGATCATCGGAACCTTCATCGCCGAGTGCGTCGCCGAGTCCGGGGTGCCGATCACGGCGCTCTCCGGAATCGTCGCCGGCATGGGCCCAGGGCCGTTCACCGGGCTGCGCGTCGGCATCGCGGCGGCGCAGGCGTTCGCCCTCGGAGCGGATGCGCCGCTCGTGCGAGTCGTGAGCCCTGACGCGATCGCCTTCGCCCACTACTCGGCCGGGGCGACCGGACCGCTGCTCGTCGTGACGGATGCCCGCCGGCGCGAGGTCTACTGGTCCGCCTACCGCGGCGTCGACGACGCAGGTATCCCCGACAGGGCGGAACCGGCGGGACTCGCACGGCCGGACGACCTCGCTGTCGCTGTCGCCGGCTACGACTCCTACGAGCGACTCGACGCCGCCGACGTGTCCGCCGCCGCGCTCGGACTCCTCGCCGAAGCGATGTTCTCCGCTGGCCGGTCGTTCGCCGGCGCCGCACCGCTCTACCTCCGCGCCCCCGACGCGGTCGCGTCGGCCGGCCCCAAGCGGGTCAGCTGA
- the rimI gene encoding ribosomal protein S18-alanine N-acetyltransferase translates to MAWQLRRAGAGDLDRIMLIENSSFLSDAWSRDGMRSELANRQCYYLVAFRPETPEAIAGYAGLFSPRGAREADVQTIAVAEGSRREGLGRLLVQSLVAEARSRGVLEVFLEVRADNPGAQTLYASLGFERIAVRVAYYQPDGMDAIVMRLRLEAPRTVLA, encoded by the coding sequence ATGGCCTGGCAGCTGCGGCGGGCCGGCGCCGGCGACCTCGACCGCATCATGCTCATCGAGAACAGCAGCTTTCTCAGCGACGCCTGGTCCCGCGACGGGATGCGCTCGGAGCTCGCCAACCGCCAGTGCTACTACCTCGTCGCGTTCCGGCCGGAGACGCCAGAGGCAATCGCGGGCTACGCCGGCCTGTTCTCCCCGCGGGGTGCCAGGGAGGCCGACGTGCAGACGATCGCGGTCGCCGAGGGATCCCGGCGGGAGGGCCTCGGCCGGCTCCTCGTGCAGTCGCTGGTCGCCGAGGCGCGCAGCCGCGGAGTGCTGGAGGTCTTCCTGGAAGTGCGCGCCGACAACCCGGGAGCACAGACGCTCTACGCCTCGCTCGGCTTCGAGAGAATTGCCGTGCGGGTCGCCTACTACCAGCCGGACGGAATGGATGCGATCGTCATGCGCCTGAGACTCGAGGCCCCGAGAACGGTGCTCGCGTGA
- the tsaD gene encoding tRNA (adenosine(37)-N6)-threonylcarbamoyltransferase complex transferase subunit TsaD, producing MSAAATPTSAAEPLVLGIETSCDETGIGIVRGSTLLANVISSSMEEHARFGGVVPEIAARAHLEALGPAITAALAEAGVGLDEIDAVAVTSGPGLAGALMVGVGAAKALAVALDRPLYAVNHLVGHVGADVLRDDGTAIELPTVALLVSGGHTSLLLVRDLVSDVELLGETIDDAAGEAFDKVARLLGLPYPGGPQIDRAAVGGDPRSIRFPRGLSQAKDLERHRYDFSFSGLKTSVARWVEQKRDAGEAVPLADVAASFRESVADVLVAKAVAACLDLGVPRLLLGGGVVANARVRELAAERCAEAGIELRIPPLALCTDNGAMIAALGAQLIMAGHAPSGLGFSADSTLPVTSIQA from the coding sequence GTGAGCGCGGCCGCAACCCCCACGTCTGCCGCCGAGCCGCTTGTGCTCGGCATCGAGACGAGCTGCGATGAGACCGGGATCGGCATCGTGCGCGGCAGCACCCTGCTCGCCAACGTCATCTCCTCCTCGATGGAGGAGCACGCCCGGTTCGGCGGCGTCGTGCCCGAGATCGCCGCGCGGGCGCACCTCGAGGCGCTCGGCCCCGCGATTACCGCTGCGCTCGCCGAGGCGGGGGTGGGCCTCGACGAGATCGACGCTGTCGCAGTGACGAGCGGTCCCGGGCTCGCCGGCGCACTCATGGTTGGGGTCGGCGCCGCGAAGGCGCTCGCCGTGGCACTCGACCGTCCGCTCTATGCCGTCAACCACCTCGTCGGCCACGTCGGCGCGGATGTGCTCCGCGACGACGGGACGGCGATCGAGCTGCCCACCGTAGCGCTGCTCGTCTCCGGCGGCCACACCTCGCTGCTGCTCGTGCGCGACCTCGTTTCCGACGTCGAACTGCTCGGCGAGACGATCGACGACGCCGCGGGGGAGGCCTTCGACAAGGTCGCGAGGCTCCTCGGCCTGCCCTACCCCGGTGGGCCGCAGATCGACCGGGCGGCCGTCGGCGGCGACCCGCGCAGCATCCGCTTCCCCCGCGGGCTCAGCCAGGCAAAGGACCTCGAGCGGCACCGCTACGACTTCTCGTTCTCCGGGCTCAAGACGTCCGTTGCGCGGTGGGTCGAGCAGAAGCGCGATGCGGGCGAGGCCGTGCCCCTTGCGGATGTCGCGGCGTCCTTCCGTGAGTCGGTGGCCGACGTGCTCGTGGCGAAGGCGGTCGCCGCGTGCCTCGACCTCGGGGTGCCGAGGCTCCTGCTCGGCGGCGGCGTCGTGGCGAACGCGCGTGTGCGTGAGCTGGCGGCGGAGCGGTGCGCGGAGGCCGGTATCGAGCTGCGCATCCCGCCGCTGGCCTTGTGCACCGACAACGGGGCGATGATCGCGGCGCTCGGAGCCCAGCTCATCATGGCGGGGCACGCGCCATCCGGCCTGGGCTTCTCGGCCGACTCGACGCTTCCGGTCACCTCGATCCAGGCCTGA
- a CDS encoding DUF4190 domain-containing protein: MSDPRDDGPVDPNRPPASTPPPVPPAPAGGGYAQPESVPYGSEPSQPGGYAQPSGYDRPTGYGQPTGSSQSSYGSSQPTGSSQSSYGSPAPTKTLSLIGMIAGIVGLLGSGIAILPIIGSIFGLFIPAAAIVLGFLGKKREGDKARPFWLTALITGFIGVAIALIALVFWIALFSLGSPTSFPNQDF; this comes from the coding sequence ATGTCAGATCCCCGCGACGACGGTCCCGTCGATCCGAATCGACCCCCCGCCTCCACTCCGCCGCCGGTGCCGCCCGCGCCCGCGGGTGGCGGATACGCGCAGCCGGAATCGGTGCCCTACGGGTCCGAGCCATCCCAGCCGGGCGGATATGCGCAGCCGAGCGGCTACGACCGGCCGACCGGCTACGGGCAGCCCACCGGCTCCAGCCAGTCGAGCTACGGCTCCAGCCAGCCCACCGGCTCCAGCCAGTCGAGCTACGGCTCGCCGGCCCCAACGAAAACGCTCAGCCTCATCGGCATGATCGCCGGAATCGTCGGCCTGCTCGGCTCCGGGATCGCGATTCTGCCGATCATCGGCTCGATCTTCGGGCTGTTCATCCCCGCCGCCGCAATCGTGCTCGGCTTCCTCGGCAAGAAGCGCGAGGGCGACAAGGCTCGCCCGTTCTGGCTCACCGCGCTCATCACCGGCTTCATCGGGGTCGCAATCGCGCTCATCGCGCTCGTATTTTGGATCGCCCTTTTCAGCTTGGGCAGCCCCACAAGCTTCCCGAACCAGGACTTCTAA
- a CDS encoding class I SAM-dependent methyltransferase, producing the protein METSELLDVLSADGLRLLDSLDPYDSKADVVRTVSELRAAGHSPGMVAAVLNQSKLRAKAGPKFGAFAERMLFTEAGLEQATRLSVAALHAGRFRDAGLASVADLGCGIGADALALAALDLLVTAVERDEVTAAIAAYNLAPWDNVTVVHADAVDVPLDDVDAVFLDPARRTAGHQNTSRLRDPADFSPSLEFAFGLGERMPTGIKLGPGVDRDLIPAGAEAQWISVDREVVELGVWFGAAARRGIGRAALVIGDHGTAELTGPADSEDVETGAIGQFVYEPDGAVIRARLIGDLARQIGARMLSTGIAYLTADKLVTTPFARAFTVIEVLPFDERTLRRELAARGIGTLEIKKRGVDVDPAQLRKKLALKGRASGTLIVTRVAGRHCALLVERA; encoded by the coding sequence ATGGAGACCTCCGAGCTGCTTGACGTGCTGTCCGCCGACGGGCTCCGGCTGCTCGATTCGCTCGACCCCTACGATTCCAAGGCCGATGTCGTCCGAACGGTCAGCGAACTGCGCGCCGCCGGGCACTCCCCCGGCATGGTCGCGGCGGTGCTGAACCAGTCCAAGCTGCGGGCCAAGGCCGGCCCCAAGTTCGGCGCGTTCGCCGAGCGGATGCTGTTCACCGAGGCCGGACTCGAGCAGGCCACCCGGCTGAGCGTCGCGGCACTGCACGCCGGGCGTTTCCGCGACGCCGGCCTCGCCTCGGTCGCCGACCTGGGCTGCGGGATCGGCGCGGATGCCCTCGCACTGGCCGCCCTCGACCTCCTGGTGACGGCGGTCGAGCGTGACGAGGTGACCGCGGCAATCGCCGCCTACAATCTCGCCCCGTGGGACAACGTGACGGTGGTGCACGCGGATGCAGTCGACGTGCCGCTCGACGACGTCGATGCGGTGTTCCTCGACCCCGCCCGCCGCACGGCCGGCCACCAGAACACCTCGCGGCTGCGCGACCCCGCCGACTTCTCGCCATCGCTCGAGTTCGCGTTCGGCCTCGGCGAGCGGATGCCGACGGGCATCAAGCTCGGCCCGGGGGTCGACCGCGACCTCATTCCGGCCGGCGCCGAGGCGCAGTGGATCTCGGTCGATCGGGAGGTCGTCGAACTTGGGGTGTGGTTCGGCGCGGCCGCGCGGCGCGGCATCGGGCGTGCCGCGCTCGTGATCGGTGACCACGGCACCGCAGAGCTGACCGGGCCCGCCGACAGCGAGGATGTCGAGACTGGCGCCATCGGCCAGTTCGTCTATGAGCCTGACGGTGCTGTTATCAGGGCCCGACTCATCGGCGACCTCGCCCGGCAGATCGGCGCGCGAATGCTCAGCACCGGCATCGCTTACCTCACCGCGGACAAGCTCGTTACGACACCATTCGCGCGCGCGTTCACGGTGATCGAGGTTCTGCCGTTCGACGAGCGCACTCTCAGGCGGGAGCTCGCTGCCCGCGGTATCGGAACACTGGAGATCAAGAAACGCGGCGTCGATGTCGATCCGGCACAGCTGCGCAAAAAGCTTGCCCTCAAGGGCAGGGCGAGCGGTACTCTCATCGTCACGCGCGTCGCGGGGCGGCACTGCGCGCTGCTGGTGGAGCGGGCGTAA
- the groES gene encoding co-chaperone GroES: MSVSIKPLEDRIVIKQVEAEQTTASGLVIPDTAKEKPQEGEVVAVGPGRIDDNGNRVPLDIAVGDKVIYSKYGGTEVKYGGDDLLVLSARDVLAVVVR; encoded by the coding sequence GTGTCGGTCTCCATCAAGCCGCTCGAAGATCGCATTGTGATCAAGCAGGTCGAGGCGGAGCAGACAACTGCTTCCGGTCTCGTCATCCCGGACACCGCGAAGGAGAAGCCCCAGGAGGGCGAGGTCGTCGCGGTCGGACCGGGTCGCATCGATGACAACGGCAACCGCGTTCCCCTCGACATCGCCGTCGGCGACAAGGTCATCTACTCCAAGTACGGCGGAACCGAGGTGAAGTACGGCGGAGACGACCTGCTCGTCCTCTCGGCTCGCGACGTGCTCGCGGTCGTCGTCCGCTAA
- the rarD gene encoding EamA family transporter RarD, which translates to MPDAANPKSTLESIAATRRAGFIQAVSAYGLWGLLPVYFLLLAPTGPFEIVAGRIMFSLVFCAILLSATRRWTAVARIVRTPRLLFTMALAGAFIYVNWQVYIYAVLTDRVLAGALGYFINPIVTVLLGVLVLRERLRPLQWIAVSISFVAVLVLAIGYGEFPWISLALALSFGFYGLIKKRVGPSVDAVSGLALETAWLAPVAILQLALVATTTGLTIGTVSVAHTILIIGSGVITAVPLLLFAGAARRLPLISLGLIQYLAPLIQFAFGAFVLREAMPPERWVGFGLVWVALAVLTFDMVASGRVARRNVPLLT; encoded by the coding sequence GTGCCGGATGCCGCGAACCCCAAGTCCACGCTGGAGTCGATCGCCGCGACGCGTCGCGCCGGTTTCATTCAGGCGGTCTCCGCCTACGGGCTGTGGGGTCTGCTCCCGGTCTACTTCCTGCTGCTGGCTCCGACCGGTCCGTTCGAGATCGTCGCCGGGCGCATCATGTTCTCTCTCGTCTTCTGCGCGATTTTGCTCAGCGCGACCCGGCGATGGACAGCCGTCGCGCGGATCGTACGCACGCCGAGACTGCTGTTCACCATGGCGCTCGCGGGCGCGTTCATCTACGTCAACTGGCAGGTGTACATCTACGCGGTGCTCACCGACCGCGTGCTCGCGGGTGCGCTGGGCTACTTCATCAACCCGATCGTCACTGTTCTGCTCGGAGTGCTTGTGCTGCGCGAGCGGCTGCGTCCACTGCAGTGGATTGCGGTGAGCATCAGCTTCGTCGCGGTTCTCGTGCTCGCGATCGGGTATGGCGAGTTTCCGTGGATCTCGCTTGCCCTCGCCCTCTCGTTCGGGTTCTACGGCCTCATCAAGAAGCGCGTCGGCCCCTCGGTGGATGCCGTCAGCGGGCTCGCCCTCGAGACGGCGTGGCTGGCGCCCGTCGCCATCCTCCAGCTCGCACTCGTCGCCACGACCACGGGACTCACGATCGGCACGGTCAGCGTGGCGCACACGATCCTGATCATCGGTTCCGGCGTCATCACGGCGGTGCCGCTGCTGCTGTTCGCGGGGGCGGCCCGGCGGCTTCCGCTCATCTCGCTCGGCCTGATCCAGTATCTCGCCCCACTGATCCAGTTCGCGTTTGGGGCCTTCGTGCTGCGAGAGGCGATGCCGCCGGAGCGCTGGGTCGGATTCGGGCTCGTCTGGGTGGCGCTGGCGGTGCTGACCTTCGACATGGTCGCGAGCGGCAGGGTCGCCAGGCGCAACGTTCCGCTGCTCACCTGA
- a CDS encoding ABC transporter substrate-binding protein, with protein sequence MSAFLKGSQPSRSNAFATGIKALAVASASILLLASCASTPAEDDEGDGPATSGRAADGVLTVGTILPQTGNLAFLGPPEFAGVDLAAAEISESDFEFEVEVIHRDSGDGDTDIATQSAGELIGLDADVVIGAASSGVSFTFIDQLVNAGVLQISPANTSPDFTDYEDDGWYWRTAPSDVLQGRVLGNLIVGDGNENVGIIYINDPYGIGLTDNATIAIENAGGTVTASVPYNTGDTQFTAIVDEVLASGADAVAVIAFAETASIIPELVNTQGFPSDKVYFVDGNLSNSYEFPEGTLDGAKGTLPGNFASDDFRERLLEIDPSLTDFSYSAESYDAVIVSALAAAQGGSDDPTTIRDNLQSVTEGGEKCESFADCLALVNDGEDIDYDGPSGPITFDENGDPTEAFIGIYQYGADNRYVPLNAEFGSLAE encoded by the coding sequence ATGAGCGCATTCCTGAAGGGCTCACAGCCTTCCCGCTCGAACGCCTTCGCGACGGGCATCAAGGCACTCGCGGTCGCTTCCGCGAGCATCCTGCTGCTGGCATCCTGTGCCAGCACGCCCGCCGAAGACGACGAGGGCGACGGTCCCGCGACCTCCGGTCGCGCCGCTGACGGCGTACTGACGGTCGGCACGATCCTTCCGCAGACCGGTAACCTCGCCTTCCTCGGCCCGCCCGAGTTCGCCGGCGTCGACCTGGCCGCAGCCGAGATCAGCGAATCGGACTTCGAGTTCGAGGTCGAGGTCATCCACCGTGACTCCGGCGACGGCGACACGGACATCGCGACGCAGTCCGCGGGAGAGCTCATCGGCCTCGACGCCGATGTCGTCATCGGCGCGGCGTCGTCGGGTGTCTCCTTCACCTTCATCGACCAGCTCGTCAACGCCGGTGTCCTGCAGATCTCCCCCGCCAACACCTCGCCGGACTTCACGGACTACGAGGACGATGGATGGTACTGGCGCACCGCCCCGAGCGACGTGCTCCAGGGCCGCGTGCTCGGCAACCTCATCGTCGGCGACGGCAATGAGAATGTCGGCATCATCTACATCAACGACCCCTACGGAATCGGCCTGACCGACAACGCCACGATCGCCATCGAGAATGCCGGCGGAACCGTGACGGCATCGGTGCCCTACAACACCGGTGACACGCAGTTCACGGCGATCGTCGACGAGGTGCTCGCGAGCGGTGCTGACGCGGTCGCGGTCATCGCGTTCGCCGAGACGGCCTCGATCATCCCGGAGCTGGTCAACACGCAGGGTTTCCCGTCCGACAAGGTCTACTTCGTCGACGGCAACCTCTCGAACAGCTACGAGTTCCCCGAGGGCACCCTCGATGGTGCAAAGGGAACCCTGCCGGGTAACTTCGCCTCGGATGACTTCCGTGAGCGCCTGCTCGAGATCGACCCGTCGCTCACCGACTTCAGCTACTCCGCTGAGTCGTACGATGCCGTCATCGTGAGTGCGCTTGCCGCTGCCCAAGGTGGAAGCGACGACCCGACCACCATCCGCGACAACCTCCAGTCGGTTACCGAGGGTGGCGAGAAGTGCGAGTCCTTCGCGGACTGCCTCGCGCTTGTCAACGACGGCGAAGACATCGACTACGACGGCCCCTCGGGACCGATCACGTTCGATGAGAACGGCGACCCGACCGAGGCCTTCATCGGTATCTACCAGTACGGAGCGGACAACCGCTACGTGCCGCTGAACGCCGAGTTCGGCAGCCTCGCGGAGTAA
- a CDS encoding ABC transporter ATP-binding protein, whose protein sequence is MTGEPVLYSTDLVAGYIPGVNILNGCNITAYPGELIGIIGPNGAGKSTFLKAVFGQVNIRSGTIHLKGDDITGLKADKLVTKGVGMVPQNNNVFPTLSIEENLEMGLFQRPKVWAERFEFVTELFPELASRRKQRAGSLSGGERQMVAMARALMMDPSVLLLDEPSAGLSPVRQDETFLRVHQINRAGVSVIMVEQNARRCLQICDRAYVLDQGTDAYTGTGRELLKDPKVTELYLGTLAADVDADKKARGV, encoded by the coding sequence ATGACGGGCGAGCCGGTGCTCTACAGCACTGACCTTGTCGCGGGCTACATCCCCGGCGTCAACATCCTCAACGGATGCAATATCACCGCCTACCCGGGCGAGCTCATCGGCATCATCGGGCCCAACGGCGCCGGCAAGTCGACATTCCTCAAGGCGGTGTTCGGCCAGGTGAACATCCGCAGCGGCACGATCCACCTCAAGGGTGACGACATCACCGGCCTCAAGGCCGACAAGCTCGTCACCAAGGGCGTCGGGATGGTTCCGCAGAACAACAACGTCTTCCCGACGTTGTCGATCGAGGAGAACCTCGAGATGGGCCTGTTCCAGCGCCCGAAGGTCTGGGCGGAGCGCTTCGAGTTCGTCACGGAGCTGTTCCCCGAGCTCGCGAGCCGCCGCAAGCAGCGCGCGGGGTCGCTCTCGGGCGGCGAGCGCCAAATGGTCGCGATGGCCAGGGCACTCATGATGGACCCGTCGGTGCTGCTGCTCGATGAGCCATCCGCCGGCCTCTCCCCCGTGCGGCAGGACGAGACGTTCCTGCGCGTGCACCAGATCAACCGTGCCGGAGTCTCGGTCATCATGGTCGAGCAGAACGCACGCCGCTGCCTGCAGATCTGCGACCGTGCGTACGTGCTCGACCAGGGCACGGACGCCTACACGGGTACCGGACGCGAGCTACTGAAGGACCCGAAGGTCACCGAGTTGTACCTCGGCACCCTCGCGGCCGACGTCGACGCGGACAAGAAGGCCCGCGGGGTCTGA
- a CDS encoding ABC transporter ATP-binding protein, whose amino-acid sequence MSDTMLTHPLVDGPVGPGCKKVDPIVVADNVTRTFGGLTAVDVAHVEIPRNAITALIGPNGAGKTTFFNLLTGFDKPNTGQWSFEGHSLARVPAFRVARKGMVRTFQLTKSLGRLSVLQNMLLGATKQPGENIFTALIKPLWSKREETITSKAEEILARFKLLEKSEDYAASLSGGQRKLLEMARALMSDPVLIMLDEPMAGVNPALTQSLLGHIKELKAEGMSVLFVEHDMHMVRHISDWVIVMAEGKVVAEGPPDQVMNDPAVIDAYLGAHHDTDLGEMTGATPVIEENDVAADNADKKNADKREGAI is encoded by the coding sequence ATGTCTGACACGATGCTGACCCACCCTCTCGTCGACGGGCCGGTCGGACCGGGCTGCAAGAAGGTCGACCCGATCGTCGTCGCCGACAACGTCACGCGCACCTTCGGTGGACTCACGGCTGTGGATGTCGCACACGTCGAGATTCCCAGGAACGCGATCACGGCACTGATCGGGCCCAACGGCGCCGGCAAGACCACCTTCTTCAACCTGCTCACCGGCTTCGACAAGCCGAACACCGGCCAGTGGAGCTTCGAGGGGCACAGCCTCGCGAGGGTGCCCGCATTCCGGGTGGCTCGCAAGGGAATGGTGCGCACCTTCCAGCTGACCAAATCGCTGGGCCGGTTGAGCGTGCTGCAGAACATGCTGCTCGGCGCCACCAAGCAGCCAGGTGAGAACATCTTCACGGCGCTCATCAAGCCGCTGTGGAGCAAGCGCGAGGAGACGATCACCTCGAAGGCGGAGGAGATCCTCGCGCGCTTCAAGCTGCTCGAGAAGAGCGAGGACTACGCGGCATCGCTGTCGGGCGGCCAGCGCAAGCTGCTCGAGATGGCGCGGGCGCTCATGAGCGACCCAGTGCTGATCATGCTCGACGAACCGATGGCCGGAGTGAACCCCGCGCTCACCCAGTCACTGCTGGGCCACATCAAGGAGCTCAAGGCGGAGGGAATGTCGGTGCTGTTCGTCGAGCACGACATGCACATGGTCAGGCACATCTCCGACTGGGTCATCGTGATGGCCGAGGGCAAGGTCGTCGCCGAGGGCCCCCCTGACCAGGTCATGAACGACCCGGCCGTCATCGATGCCTACCTCGGCGCGCACCACGACACCGACCTCGGCGAGATGACCGGAGCCACCCCCGTCATCGAGGAGAACGACGTCGCGGCCGACAACGCGGACAAGAAAAACGCGGACAAAAGAGAGGGCGCGATCTGA
- a CDS encoding branched-chain amino acid ABC transporter permease, whose protein sequence is MDWGQILSTAAGELLSPVTAAYALAAIGIGVHFGYAGLLNFGQAGFMAIGAYAFVVPTLLWGFPIWAAFLSTILVSVLFALLLGIPTLRLRADYLAIVTIASAEIVRFVVSTSGLTAITGGATGLSGYNGGFIDLNPFAPGRYGFGPWEFSANQLWVRVFGWGLVIIASVLVFLLMRSPWGRVVKGIREDEDAVRSLGKNVYAYKMQALILGGVFGAFAGVIYVLPRSLQPTNYGTTLTFFIWTMLLLGGAATIFGPIVGAMIFAALLTLSDGIVRGLIRADIVTFISGTQAGQIRFMIIGAVLMLLVIFRPQGIFGNKKELSFNV, encoded by the coding sequence ATGGACTGGGGACAGATTCTCTCAACCGCCGCCGGCGAACTACTGAGCCCGGTGACGGCCGCATACGCCCTCGCCGCGATCGGTATCGGCGTTCACTTCGGCTATGCCGGCCTGCTCAACTTCGGCCAGGCCGGGTTCATGGCCATCGGCGCCTACGCCTTCGTCGTGCCCACACTTCTCTGGGGCTTTCCGATCTGGGCGGCCTTCCTCTCGACGATCCTCGTGAGCGTGCTCTTCGCGCTGCTGCTCGGGATTCCGACGCTGCGGCTTCGGGCCGACTACCTCGCGATCGTCACGATCGCGAGCGCGGAGATCGTGCGGTTCGTCGTCTCGACCTCCGGGCTCACCGCCATCACCGGCGGAGCCACAGGGCTCTCCGGATATAACGGCGGGTTTATCGATCTGAACCCGTTCGCTCCGGGCCGCTATGGGTTCGGCCCGTGGGAGTTCTCGGCGAACCAGCTGTGGGTTCGTGTCTTCGGCTGGGGCCTCGTGATCATCGCGAGCGTTCTGGTGTTCCTGCTCATGCGCAGCCCGTGGGGCCGTGTGGTCAAGGGCATCCGCGAAGACGAGGATGCGGTGCGCAGCCTCGGGAAGAACGTCTACGCGTACAAGATGCAGGCCCTGATCCTGGGTGGTGTGTTCGGTGCGTTCGCCGGAGTGATCTACGTGCTGCCCAGGTCGCTGCAGCCCACCAACTACGGCACGACCCTGACCTTCTTCATCTGGACGATGCTGCTGCTGGGCGGGGCGGCGACCATCTTCGGCCCGATTGTCGGCGCAATGATCTTCGCCGCCCTGCTGACCCTGAGCGACGGTATCGTGCGCGGACTCATCCGGGCGGACATCGTCACATTCATCAGCGGAACTCAGGCCGGCCAGATACGGTTCATGATCATCGGGGCCGTTCTCATGCTCTTGGTGATATTCAGACCCCAGGGAATCTTCGGAAACAAGAAGGAGCTGTCGTTCAATGTCTGA